The proteins below come from a single Acidobacteriota bacterium genomic window:
- a CDS encoding right-handed parallel beta-helix repeat-containing protein — MAFATTGPQTTPIDLDAYTQILHVSTTTGDDTTATGSATTPYATLTAALAVADANTNTAILLAAGTYPTHNLTLPPNADLYGGFDPTSTDWTHNRDIQAHPTILDAQSEDRVLTIAATATSADTPTNATNRIDGLRIQGGQVRGPGGGILIDGASPVLSNNVFTNNSTLTPANWAPKYLHETAHDGGAIYCRNGGAPEIRNNLITENGTETGRGGGIAFDHNCDGLIADNAIISNVAGAADTMRSSDGGGISIFNWSSPEISGNVVLGNWALNTHDGGGIFVAYWSSARVRDNVIVANLGTDDGGGLFVGGQEHRYDRPFDPMPNAEDFFVEVTGNRFFGNTNGSRNSSALRITMESRGRVEGNVAALNGGFYLQRSELEVVDNTILEDTLLIETKEGLEPTRFSNNIVTGSLESDGTATVTASLIRDGSVGEGNEAGLAEFLEDGRELQMLGATWSAASHQTHVTLAAPLPAADLTNRVVASRGGWGVVHSASGRNLTLWRDHTSVTELHLLPTYRQIADSPGFGKGFDAARAVSDYEPRRVNKSIELLERGQPIYYDASTGGYEEGVQMAGTWGDYIIYNVEHVALDFAALREFMRGLVDAGPTPSGHRTPTVIVSLPLLGLDEPTVTAGGWMVQQALAQGVRGVHLARARDPEGVKRFVQAARYPIHKQAVDIVGEGLRGWGSHTFAAWVWGLSVPEYLQKADVWPLNPEGEIMLGVKLEDQQALDRAAETLSVPGLAFAEHGPRDLGLSYGYLEGRADPPLPPEVVAAGEMVLELTKERGMFFLDNVLPGNVAAQIDRGVMIGAGRREDSAEVGRGYSGRTMPW, encoded by the coding sequence CACAACCTCACACTCCCCCCCAACGCCGACCTCTACGGCGGCTTCGACCCCACCTCCACCGACTGGACTCACAACCGCGACATCCAGGCCCACCCAACCATCCTCGACGCCCAGAGCGAAGACCGCGTCCTCACCATCGCCGCCACCGCCACGTCCGCCGACACCCCCACCAACGCCACCAACCGCATAGACGGCCTCCGCATCCAGGGCGGCCAGGTTCGCGGCCCCGGCGGCGGCATCCTCATCGACGGCGCCTCACCCGTCCTCTCCAACAACGTCTTCACCAACAACAGCACCCTCACTCCCGCCAACTGGGCCCCCAAGTACCTCCACGAAACCGCCCACGACGGCGGCGCCATCTACTGCCGCAACGGCGGCGCCCCCGAGATCCGCAACAACCTGATCACCGAGAACGGCACCGAAACCGGCCGCGGCGGCGGCATCGCCTTCGACCACAACTGCGACGGCCTGATCGCCGACAACGCGATCATCAGCAACGTCGCGGGCGCCGCCGACACCATGCGCAGCAGCGACGGCGGCGGCATCTCCATCTTCAACTGGTCGTCCCCCGAGATCAGCGGCAACGTGGTCCTCGGCAATTGGGCGCTCAACACCCACGACGGCGGCGGCATCTTCGTCGCCTACTGGTCCTCGGCCAGGGTCCGCGACAACGTCATCGTCGCCAACCTGGGGACCGACGACGGCGGCGGCCTGTTCGTCGGCGGCCAGGAACACCGCTACGACCGGCCGTTCGACCCGATGCCGAACGCCGAGGACTTCTTCGTCGAAGTGACCGGCAACCGCTTCTTCGGCAACACGAACGGTTCCCGCAACTCCAGCGCCCTGCGCATCACGATGGAGAGCCGCGGCCGGGTCGAGGGCAACGTCGCCGCGCTCAACGGCGGCTTCTACCTGCAGCGGAGCGAGCTGGAGGTCGTGGACAACACGATCCTCGAAGACACCCTGCTCATCGAGACCAAGGAAGGGCTCGAGCCCACGCGCTTCAGCAACAACATCGTCACCGGGTCGCTTGAGAGCGACGGCACCGCGACCGTCACCGCGTCGCTGATCCGCGACGGTTCCGTGGGCGAGGGCAACGAGGCGGGATTGGCCGAGTTCCTCGAGGACGGCCGGGAACTCCAGATGCTCGGAGCCACCTGGTCCGCGGCCAGCCACCAGACCCACGTCACCTTGGCGGCGCCGCTTCCCGCCGCCGACCTCACCAACCGCGTCGTCGCCAGCCGCGGCGGCTGGGGGGTCGTCCATTCCGCCTCCGGCCGCAATCTGACCCTCTGGCGCGACCACACTTCCGTCACCGAGCTCCACCTGCTCCCGACCTACCGCCAGATCGCCGATTCACCCGGCTTCGGCAAGGGCTTCGACGCCGCCCGCGCCGTCTCCGACTACGAGCCGCGGCGCGTCAACAAGTCGATCGAACTCCTCGAGCGCGGTCAGCCCATCTACTACGACGCCTCCACCGGCGGCTATGAGGAAGGCGTGCAGATGGCCGGCACCTGGGGCGACTACATCATCTACAACGTCGAGCACGTGGCGCTCGACTTCGCGGCGCTCCGCGAGTTCATGCGCGGCCTGGTCGACGCCGGTCCCACCCCGAGCGGCCACCGGACGCCCACCGTCATCGTCTCCCTGCCCCTGCTGGGCCTCGACGAACCGACCGTCACCGCCGGCGGCTGGATGGTCCAGCAGGCCCTCGCCCAGGGCGTCCGCGGCGTCCACCTCGCCCGCGCCCGCGACCCCGAGGGCGTCAAGCGCTTCGTCCAGGCCGCCCGCTACCCGATCCACAAGCAGGCCGTCGACATAGTCGGCGAAGGCCTCCGCGGCTGGGGCAGCCACACCTTCGCCGCCTGGGTCTGGGGCCTCAGCGTCCCGGAGTACCTCCAGAAGGCCGACGTCTGGCCGCTCAACCCCGAAGGCGAGATCATGCTCGGCGTCAAACTGGAAGACCAGCAGGCCCTGGACCGGGCCGCCGAGACCCTCTCCGTCCCCGGCCTGGCCTTCGCCGAGCACGGACCGCGGGACCTGGGCCTGTCGTACGGCTACCTGGAAGGCCGGGCCGACCCGCCGTTGCCGCCCGAGGTCGTCGCCGCCGGCGAGATGGTGCTGGAGCTGACGAAGGAGCGGGGGATGTTCTTCCTGGACAATGTGTTGCCGGGGAATGTGGCGGCGCAGATTGATCGGGGGGTGATGATTGGTGCGGGGAGGAGAGAGGATTCGGCGGAGGTGGGTAGGGGGTACAGCGGGCGGACTATGCCTTGGTAG